A stretch of the Arachis stenosperma cultivar V10309 chromosome 6, arast.V10309.gnm1.PFL2, whole genome shotgun sequence genome encodes the following:
- the LOC130935175 gene encoding oxysterol-binding protein-related protein 2A-like isoform X2, with protein sequence MLSGFNELQGQLKILCQERLNLLDTIRQLEAANIEPEASAIHDGEYQLTKNGFSSLGRAKYSECSTTESSDDIEKQELEEVSDEDEISYYDTREYFTEPGFRCGSIGTLDQVNGSKEANTECIDMENISIEKAINSFRYPHIVRRKKLPDPVEKEKGVSLWSMIKDNVGKDLTRVCLPVYFNEPISSLQKCFEDLEYSYLLDRAYEYGKSGNSLLRALNVAAFAVSGYASSEGRHCKPFNPLLGETYEADFPDKGLRFFSEKVSHHPTVVACHCEGRGWKFWADSNIRSKFWGRSIQLDPVGVLTLQFDDGETFHWSKVTTTIYNLILGKIYCDHHGNMDIRGNRQYSIRLKFKEQTILDRNPHQVNGFVEDLRGKKVATLFGKWDDSMYYVNGDVNVKPKGFNSSDSTLLWKRVMPPTNLTRYNLTSFAITLNELTPGLKEKLPPTDSRLRPDQRHLENGEYEKANMEKQRLEKRQRMSRKIQESGWKPKWFHQEGENGTFRYIGGYWETRAQGKWDGCPDIFGEFNEVTVEPLDAS encoded by the exons ATGCTCTCCGGGTTCAACGAGTTACAAGGGCAGCTTAAAATCCTGTGCCAAGAGAGATTGAACTTGCTTGATACAATAAGGCAGTTGGAG GCAGCTAATATTGAACCTGAGGCCTCTGCCATACATGATGGTGAATACCAATTGACAAAGAATGGATTTTCAAGTCTAGGACGCGCAAAATATAGCG AATGCAGTACAACTGAATCGTCTGATGATATCGAGAAGCAGGAGTTGGAGGAAGTGTCAGATGAAGATGAAATCTCATATTATGATACTAGAGAGTATTTTACAGAACCTGGTTTTAGGTGTGGGTCAATAGGAACTTTGGACCAAGTGAACGGGTCTAAAGAAGCAAACACAGAATGTATTGATATGGAAAACATTAGTATTGAGAAGGCAATCAATAGTTTCAGATACCCTCACATAGTTAGGAGGAAAAAGCTTCCAGATCCTGTTGAGAAAGAGAAGGGCGTAAGTTTATGGTCAATGATCAAAGACAATGTGGGCAAAGATCTCACACGAGTTTGTCTTCCTGTGTACTTTAATGAACCGATATCATCACTTCAGAAGTGTTTCGAGGACTTGGAGTACTCTTACCTTCTGGACCGAGCTTATGAATATGGAAAATCA GGAAATAGTCTCCTTAGGGCACTGAATGTTGCTGCATTTGCAGTTTCTGGATATGCATCATCTGAAGGGCGTCATTGTAAACCCTTTAATCCTTTGTTAGGGGAAACTTATGAGGCTGACTTTCCTGACAAAGGACTTCGCTTCTTTTCTGAGAAG GTTAGCCACCATCCAACTGTAGTTGCGTGCCACTGTGAAGGTAGAGGATGGAAGTTTTGGGCTGACAGCAACATCCGTTCAAAGTTTTGGGGAAGGTCCATTCAACTTGACCCGGTGGGAGTTCTTACCCTTCAGTTTGATGACGGTGAAACATTTCACTGGAGCAAG GTGACGACAACAATTTATAATCTTATCCTTGGAAAAATATATTGTGATCATCATGGGAACATGGACATTCGTGGCAATCGCCAGTATTCAATCAGACTCAAGTTCAAAGAACAGACGATTCTGGACCGAAATCCTCATCAG GTGAATGGATTTGTTGAAGATTTAAGGGGGAAAAAAGTTGCCACATTATTTGGCAAGTGGGATGACAGCATGTACTATGTTAATGGTGATGTGAATGTGAAGCCAAAAGGTTTCAATTCATCAGATTCAACCTTGTTGTGGAAAAGGGTTATGCCACCCACTAATCTCACTCGGTACAATTTGACATCATTTGCCATCACACTCAACGAGCTTACACCAGGACTCAAG GAGAAACTCCCGCCCACTGATTCCAGGCTGAGGCCAGATCAGCGGCATCTAGAGAATGGGGAATACGAGAAGGCTAATATGGAGAAACAAAGATTGGAAAAGAGGCAAAGAATG TCACGAAAAATACAAGAAAGTGGTTGGAAGCCGAAATGGTTCCACCAAGAAGGTGAAAATGGAACATTTCGATATATTGGCGGGTATTGGGAAACGAGAGCTCAAGGAAAATGGGATGGATGCCCAGATATATTTGGTGAATTTAATGAAGTCACTGTGGAACCGTTGGATGCGTCTTGA